A genomic region of Anaerolineales bacterium contains the following coding sequences:
- a CDS encoding potassium-transporting ATPase subunit C (One of the components of the high-affinity ATP-driven potassium transport (or KDP)system, which catalyzes the hydrolysis of ATP coupled with the exchange of hydrogen and potassium ions. The C subunit may be involved in assembly of the KDP complex), whose translation MRAYLRPALVSLAVFSLITGVIYPLVITSIAQVIFPRQANGSLIFQNGEAVGSALIGQQFDDPRYFWGRLSATSPYPYNAAASAGSNLGPTNPALTSEVEARIAALKAADPTNTAPIPVDLVTSSGSGLDPDISVAATNYQVARVARLRGLSQQLVQALVEKYTQGRTFGILGEPRVNVLELNLALDAIK comes from the coding sequence ATGCGCGCTTATCTTAGACCGGCGTTGGTGTCTTTGGCGGTTTTCAGCTTGATCACCGGGGTCATTTACCCCCTGGTGATCACCTCGATTGCCCAGGTTATCTTTCCCAGGCAGGCGAACGGCAGCTTAATCTTCCAGAATGGTGAGGCGGTCGGCTCAGCGCTGATCGGACAACAGTTCGACGACCCGCGTTACTTTTGGGGACGCCTATCAGCCACGTCACCCTACCCGTATAATGCAGCAGCCTCGGCGGGATCTAACCTGGGACCCACCAACCCGGCATTAACCAGCGAAGTAGAAGCTCGGATTGCCGCCTTAAAAGCAGCAGATCCTACCAACACGGCGCCCATCCCAGTGGACCTGGTCACTTCTTCAGGCAGTGGTCTCGACCCCGATATTAGCGTGGCGGCAACGAATTACCAGGTGGCCAGAGTCGCCAGGTTACGCGGCCTAAGCCAGCAGCTGGTTCAAGCCCTGGTCGAAAAATATACACAAGGGCGGACCTTCGGCATCCTGGGCGAGCCACGAGTCAATGTGCTTGAGCTTAATCTTGCGCTGGATGCGATAAAATAA
- a CDS encoding dehydrogenase, which translates to MAPCENLASETNTEGTTLMDTKTAAYHVVDLTPGRRMMINMLSLGEPKHSMVGLLEVDVTVPRQLIDRYKQIHAETLSFTGFLALCLGHAIEENKDVHAYLRGSKHLVVFDDVDVGIMVEHKAGEKRGLMGHVIRVANHKTIQEINTEIRSVQSAPLPPNRGLPNWFRTAMLLPGPLYKVFRAFIRWATRQDPTILTSMGGTVSITSVGMFGEGHSGWGLYPVSEPIGLVVGSIAQKPGVVEGRIEPREILHLTMMLDHDVIDGAPAARFVRRLVELIESGYGLSDIAAQ; encoded by the coding sequence TTGGCGCCTTGCGAAAACCTCGCCTCTGAAACCAACACTGAAGGGACCACACTGATGGACACAAAAACCGCAGCATACCACGTGGTGGACCTCACTCCCGGTCGCCGAATGATGATTAATATGCTTAGCCTGGGGGAGCCGAAGCACAGCATGGTTGGCCTGCTGGAGGTGGACGTGACCGTGCCTCGGCAATTAATTGACCGATACAAACAGATACATGCAGAGACCTTATCTTTCACGGGTTTCCTGGCCCTATGCCTGGGACATGCCATTGAGGAGAATAAGGATGTTCACGCCTATCTGAGGGGAAGCAAACACCTGGTGGTGTTTGATGATGTGGATGTCGGCATCATGGTTGAGCATAAAGCTGGTGAGAAGCGTGGGTTGATGGGCCATGTGATCAGGGTTGCCAACCACAAGACTATCCAGGAGATCAACACTGAGATCCGCTCCGTGCAATCAGCACCACTGCCACCCAACCGGGGGCTGCCCAATTGGTTCCGTACAGCCATGCTTCTGCCAGGGCCCCTTTACAAGGTGTTCAGGGCGTTTATCCGTTGGGCCACGCGCCAGGATCCAACCATCCTCACTTCCATGGGGGGCACAGTCAGCATCACCTCCGTGGGGATGTTCGGTGAAGGCCACAGCGGCTGGGGGCTCTATCCTGTCTCTGAGCCGATTGGATTGGTGGTGGGGAGTATTGCCCAAAAGCCTGGCGTGGTGGAAGGCCGCATCGAGCCACGTGAGATCCTGCATCTCACCATGATGCTCGATCACGATGTGATCGATGGGGCTCCGGCAGCCCGTTTTGTGCGTCGCTTGGTGGAGCTAATTGAAAGCGGATATGGATTGAGCGACATAGCTGCGCAGTAA
- a CDS encoding DNA-binding response regulator — MNEIGLRVLVVDDERAIRRYLHAALNAQGYTVYEASSGKDALDKTVSDRPDLIVLDLGLPDIDGVEVTRLLRQWTHIPIIILSVREQEIDKINALDAGADDYLTKPFSSGELLARMRAALRHSSQAATEPVFESDSLKVDLTRRQVHVNGVEVMLTPTEYDLLRILVQNAGRVLTHHQLLHEVWGSAYVNEAHLLRVNMSNLRRKIEPDPTRPHFIITEPGVGYRLRTSA, encoded by the coding sequence ATGAACGAAATTGGTTTGCGGGTACTAGTGGTGGATGATGAGCGTGCCATCCGGCGCTACCTGCACGCAGCCTTGAATGCTCAGGGCTACACGGTTTATGAGGCAAGCAGCGGTAAAGATGCCCTGGATAAAACCGTCAGCGACCGGCCAGATCTGATTGTCCTCGACCTGGGATTACCCGACATCGATGGAGTGGAAGTCACTCGCTTATTACGCCAGTGGACACACATCCCGATCATCATTCTCTCGGTGCGCGAGCAAGAAATTGATAAAATCAATGCCCTGGATGCCGGAGCAGACGACTATCTGACCAAGCCCTTCAGCAGTGGGGAGCTGCTGGCACGCATGCGGGCTGCACTCCGCCATTCCAGCCAGGCAGCGACCGAACCAGTCTTCGAATCGGATAGTTTGAAGGTAGATCTGACTCGCAGGCAAGTGCATGTTAATGGCGTAGAAGTAATGCTCACACCTACTGAATATGATTTGCTGCGCATCCTGGTGCAAAACGCGGGACGGGTGCTCACCCATCACCAGCTACTTCATGAAGTGTGGGGAAGTGCCTATGTTAATGAAGCTCATCTGCTAAGGGTAAATATGAGCAACCTGCGGAGAAAAATCGAGCCCGACCCGACCCGACCACACTTCATTATTACCGAGCCGGGAGTTGGTTACCGGCTCAGGACCTCAGCATGA
- a CDS encoding aspartate aminotransferase family protein (converts (S)-4-amino-5-oxopentanoate to 5-aminolevulinate) — protein sequence MLNDEKVVNLLNSYRQQIMAKSPNSLAIWQKNRAVMPAGVGSMFRLADPFPMVIRRAKGARVWDADENEYLDFMLGFSTMLLGNAPDEVAQAISEALPRGTSYGNCHEHEYEFAKLFCNMVPGVERVTFCNSGTEATMYAVRLARATTKRPLIAKFEGGYHGTHDLLAVSFGRPRPNADDFGPLDDPIAIPESPGLAEGAVRNVIVLPFNHPAAFDKIRRHASRLAGVIIEPVQGAGGTIPAHREFLAELRKVTQEIGAFLIFDEVITGFRLAPGGGQEYYGVIPDVSTFGKVAGGGLPFGAVGGSVEAMRLMEYDTEPGSILMAGTFNGNPLVTAAGMAVLKRLDSEPQVYAHLNAMGDRFRSEINRFAQEQGFPAMATGVGSMFWMHAAAGPINSVRDTRHGHRFASPGLRLLYRLNGLHIPPNHAFMCTVHTDDDITRLVETHKAAMHELRLQGVW from the coding sequence ATGCTTAACGATGAAAAGGTTGTCAATCTCTTGAATTCTTATCGCCAGCAGATCATGGCCAAGAGCCCCAATTCGCTGGCGATCTGGCAGAAGAACCGGGCTGTCATGCCGGCTGGTGTGGGCAGCATGTTCCGTCTGGCCGATCCATTCCCCATGGTCATCCGGCGTGCAAAAGGTGCTCGGGTGTGGGATGCGGATGAGAACGAATACCTTGACTTCATGCTGGGCTTTTCCACCATGTTGCTGGGCAATGCGCCTGACGAGGTCGCACAGGCGATCAGTGAAGCTTTGCCACGCGGCACCTCCTATGGCAACTGCCATGAACATGAATACGAATTCGCCAAGCTGTTTTGTAATATGGTGCCCGGCGTGGAGCGGGTCACCTTTTGCAACTCGGGCACGGAGGCCACCATGTATGCAGTCAGGTTGGCGCGCGCCACTACCAAACGCCCTCTGATTGCTAAGTTTGAAGGTGGCTACCACGGCACACATGACCTGCTGGCGGTCAGCTTTGGTCGACCCCGCCCGAACGCGGATGATTTTGGGCCTCTTGACGATCCAATCGCTATACCAGAGAGCCCCGGCCTGGCTGAAGGTGCTGTGAGGAATGTCATCGTCTTGCCGTTCAACCACCCGGCTGCGTTCGACAAAATTCGCAGGCACGCCTCCAGGCTGGCGGGGGTGATCATCGAGCCCGTGCAGGGCGCGGGTGGCACAATCCCGGCTCACAGGGAGTTCCTTGCCGAATTACGTAAGGTCACCCAGGAGATTGGTGCTTTTCTCATCTTCGACGAAGTAATCACCGGCTTCCGCTTGGCTCCAGGTGGCGGGCAGGAATATTACGGGGTCATCCCCGATGTGAGCACATTCGGCAAGGTGGCTGGGGGTGGGCTGCCGTTTGGGGCAGTGGGTGGGTCGGTTGAAGCCATGCGGCTGATGGAGTACGATACCGAGCCAGGCTCCATCCTCATGGCAGGGACATTTAACGGAAATCCCCTGGTTACCGCCGCTGGGATGGCTGTGCTCAAGCGCCTCGACAGCGAGCCGCAGGTGTATGCCCATCTGAACGCCATGGGCGACCGCTTTCGCAGCGAGATCAACCGCTTTGCCCAGGAGCAGGGCTTTCCCGCCATGGCTACAGGCGTCGGTTCCATGTTTTGGATGCACGCTGCTGCCGGGCCGATCAACAGCGTGCGTGATACCCGCCATGGGCACCGCTTCGCCAGCCCTGGTCTCAGATTGCTCTACCGCCTGAATGGCTTGCACATCCCGCCCAATCACGCGTTCATGTGCACCGTCCACACCGATGATGATATCACCCGCCTGGTAGAAACCCATAAGGCTGCCATGCACGAGCTGCGCCTGCAGGGAGTGTGGTGA
- a CDS encoding sensor histidine kinase KdpD: protein MVGAFAEIRPDPDELLARVQSEAKQKKRGHLKIFFGYAAGVGKTYAMLEAAHQRKAEGVDVVVGYVETHQRAETENMLRGLEIVPAKIINYRNVKLHELDIDQVLARKPNLVLVDELAHTNAPGSRHAKRYQDVEELLEVGINVYTTLNIQHLESLNDVVAQITGVKVQETIPDRVIDEVTDIELVDLPTDELLHRLKEGKVYIPEQAERAIEKFFRQGNLTALRELTMRRAAERVDNQMLDYMGLRSIPGPWPAGERLLVCVSPGIGSERLIRTTRRLADEMKAEWYAIFVETPQHVRMPASQRDKVDHMLRLAEELGARSLTIPGHSVVETVTNYARNQNITKIIIGKSHRSKLIDLFRRPIGDQLIRRSGPIDVISVNSKEKCTEKSPESQAEHIWQPHHPLRRYAWGLAMMLVATAIGYLIAPLISPTNLIVIYLLATVVAALFLGRGPAIMTSILSVLAFDYFFVPPQFTLAVSDTEYILTFFGLLAVSLVISYLTAQVREQADAAQRREAQTAALYDLGHDLTAAVGLEAVTKTVVDHIGQTYSRDVAIFLPQAGDLYLYKSTQGLEVTENELAVAVWAYEHRQQAGRGTDTLPDASMLYQPLKTTQGVIGVLGIKPLNNSSYLNPDQRRILEAFTNQVALAIEGAQLVEQAHQAELMEATEKLQSALLNSISHDLRTPLVSITGALSSLEEVGPALDEDVSRSLIETAREEADRLNRLVGNLLDITRLEAGPIQLRREACDIQELVGSALEQIGARLKDRQVKVDIPEQLAPVPLDFVLFSRVLVNIIDNALKYSPPDKPIEVHAHETKQGLEIKIADHGEGIPQEDLERIFDKFYRVQRPDNVSGTGLGLSISKGIVEAHGGSIMAENRRGGGSVFTVCVPLEWKGKK from the coding sequence ATTGTGGGAGCTTTTGCTGAAATCCGACCAGATCCAGACGAGCTACTGGCGCGTGTTCAATCAGAAGCCAAACAAAAGAAACGCGGCCATCTGAAGATCTTCTTTGGCTATGCGGCAGGTGTGGGAAAAACCTATGCCATGCTGGAGGCTGCTCACCAACGTAAAGCAGAAGGCGTGGATGTTGTGGTGGGATATGTTGAGACTCATCAACGAGCTGAAACAGAGAACATGCTGCGCGGCCTAGAGATCGTCCCTGCAAAAATCATAAACTACCGAAATGTAAAGCTTCACGAGCTGGATATCGATCAGGTTCTTGCCCGAAAGCCCAACTTGGTGCTGGTGGACGAGCTGGCGCACACAAATGCTCCGGGCTCCAGGCACGCGAAACGATACCAGGATGTGGAAGAGCTGCTGGAGGTGGGTATTAATGTGTATACAACCCTTAACATCCAGCACCTGGAGAGCTTGAATGATGTAGTCGCCCAGATCACTGGCGTAAAAGTCCAAGAAACCATTCCTGACCGGGTGATCGATGAGGTGACCGATATCGAGCTGGTCGACCTGCCCACGGACGAGCTGTTACACCGCCTTAAGGAAGGAAAAGTTTACATCCCCGAACAGGCTGAACGGGCTATTGAAAAATTCTTTCGACAGGGTAATCTGACTGCGCTACGTGAGCTAACCATGCGGCGGGCTGCAGAACGGGTCGATAACCAGATGCTCGATTATATGGGGCTGCGTTCTATCCCTGGGCCGTGGCCTGCCGGTGAACGCTTGCTGGTATGCGTCAGTCCTGGGATTGGCAGTGAGCGGCTCATTAGAACTACACGCCGTCTGGCCGATGAGATGAAAGCGGAGTGGTATGCGATATTCGTTGAAACCCCACAGCATGTGCGTATGCCTGCCAGCCAGCGTGACAAGGTTGACCATATGCTGCGGCTAGCCGAGGAATTAGGTGCCAGGTCGCTCACGATACCCGGTCATTCAGTTGTCGAAACTGTGACAAACTATGCCCGGAACCAGAACATCACGAAGATCATCATCGGTAAATCACACCGGTCGAAGCTGATTGACCTGTTCCGCAGGCCAATCGGTGACCAGTTAATCCGCAGGAGCGGTCCAATCGACGTGATCTCAGTGAATAGCAAGGAGAAATGTACAGAAAAATCGCCAGAGAGCCAAGCAGAACACATCTGGCAGCCCCATCATCCGTTACGCCGGTATGCCTGGGGCCTCGCCATGATGTTGGTGGCGACTGCCATAGGCTACCTGATTGCCCCGTTAATTTCACCGACCAACCTAATCGTCATTTACTTACTGGCAACTGTGGTGGCAGCCCTATTTCTTGGGCGGGGTCCAGCAATTATGACCTCAATCTTGAGCGTGCTGGCCTTTGATTATTTCTTCGTTCCACCCCAGTTCACCCTGGCTGTTTCAGACACAGAATACATCCTGACTTTCTTTGGCTTACTTGCGGTGAGCCTAGTCATCAGCTATTTAACTGCCCAGGTTCGGGAGCAAGCCGATGCTGCTCAGCGGCGTGAGGCCCAAACAGCGGCCTTGTATGATTTAGGTCATGACCTGACAGCCGCGGTAGGTTTAGAGGCTGTTACGAAAACTGTAGTTGACCATATCGGGCAAACCTACAGCCGAGATGTAGCCATTTTCCTGCCCCAGGCTGGGGATTTATACCTGTACAAAAGTACCCAGGGCCTGGAGGTAACAGAGAATGAATTAGCAGTCGCCGTATGGGCTTACGAGCATCGTCAGCAGGCAGGCCGCGGAACCGATACGCTGCCAGATGCTTCCATGCTTTACCAACCGCTTAAGACAACCCAGGGTGTGATCGGTGTATTGGGGATTAAACCATTGAATAACAGCTCCTACTTGAATCCTGACCAACGGCGTATCTTGGAAGCGTTTACTAACCAGGTAGCCTTGGCGATCGAAGGTGCTCAGCTGGTTGAACAAGCCCACCAGGCCGAACTGATGGAAGCTACCGAGAAATTACAGTCCGCGTTGCTTAATTCCATCTCGCATGACCTGAGAACTCCACTGGTATCGATCACAGGGGCTTTGAGCAGTCTCGAAGAAGTCGGCCCTGCCCTGGATGAAGATGTGAGCCGTAGCTTGATTGAGACAGCACGTGAAGAGGCGGACCGTTTGAACCGCCTGGTGGGCAACCTGTTGGATATCACCCGATTGGAAGCAGGTCCAATCCAGCTTCGGCGCGAGGCTTGTGATATTCAGGAACTGGTTGGGTCAGCCTTGGAACAAATCGGAGCGCGACTCAAGGATCGCCAGGTGAAGGTAGATATCCCTGAACAACTAGCCCCGGTGCCATTGGATTTTGTGCTGTTCAGCCGGGTACTGGTGAATATCATTGATAATGCCCTGAAGTACTCACCCCCGGATAAGCCCATCGAGGTCCATGCTCATGAAACAAAGCAGGGATTGGAGATAAAGATCGCTGACCACGGAGAGGGAATCCCGCAGGAAGACCTCGAACGCATTTTTGACAAGTTTTATCGGGTGCAACGACCCGATAACGTCAGCGGTACTGGCCTGGGGCTTTCGATAAGTAAGGGGATCGTAGAAGCACACGGGGGCAGCATCATGGCGGAAAACCGCCGTGGTGGAGGGTCAGTTTTCACAGTGTGTGTGCCACTGGAATGGAAGGGTAAGAAATGA
- a CDS encoding export ABC transporter ATP-binding protein, whose translation MLEVENLVKKYGDFEAVKGISFSVEEGEVFGLLGPNGAGKTQTISMLTGVIPPTSGTARIGGYDIHKEANQVKKINGLVPQDLAVYPTLSARANLNFFGRIYGLHGKELKERVDDVLRVVALTERADGVVDKFSGGMKRRVNIAAGLVHQPRLLFLDEPTVGVDPQSRNHIFESVQRLNRERGMSVVYTSHYMEEVETLCSRAAIIDEGRIIALDTIKNLIGLLGGGVVYVGVSQLDDAMLAQIGSLPAVREALLVPQPPAPPAPEGKESTLEAKPVIASPVVKIVAEQNQQAVVNVLGYLNEHDIAITSLEIMQPNLESVFLHLTGKKLRE comes from the coding sequence ATTTTGGAAGTCGAGAATCTTGTCAAGAAATACGGAGATTTTGAAGCGGTGAAAGGGATCAGCTTCAGCGTTGAGGAGGGAGAAGTGTTCGGCCTGCTTGGGCCGAACGGAGCCGGAAAAACACAAACCATCTCCATGCTTACCGGCGTGATACCACCGACCTCAGGAACGGCGCGCATTGGTGGATACGACATCCATAAGGAAGCCAATCAGGTCAAGAAGATCAACGGGTTGGTGCCTCAAGACCTCGCCGTCTATCCAACGCTAAGCGCCCGAGCCAACCTGAACTTCTTTGGGCGTATCTACGGGCTGCATGGCAAAGAGCTCAAAGAACGTGTTGATGACGTCTTGAGAGTGGTGGCACTCACCGAACGGGCAGATGGCGTGGTGGATAAGTTTTCAGGGGGGATGAAGCGCCGGGTCAACATTGCTGCTGGCCTGGTGCATCAGCCGCGTTTGCTCTTCCTGGATGAACCCACAGTGGGGGTAGACCCGCAGAGCCGCAACCATATCTTTGAGAGCGTGCAGCGCTTGAATCGCGAGCGCGGCATGAGTGTGGTTTACACCAGCCATTACATGGAAGAAGTGGAAACGTTATGCAGCCGGGCTGCCATTATCGATGAAGGGCGGATAATTGCCCTCGACACGATTAAAAACCTGATCGGCTTGTTGGGCGGAGGCGTCGTCTATGTAGGCGTCAGCCAGCTTGACGATGCCATGTTAGCCCAGATTGGTAGTCTCCCGGCTGTAAGAGAAGCCTTGCTGGTTCCCCAACCGCCCGCCCCACCAGCCCCGGAAGGCAAGGAATCCACGTTGGAAGCCAAACCGGTCATCGCCAGCCCGGTGGTCAAGATCGTCGCCGAGCAGAACCAGCAGGCCGTGGTGAATGTGTTGGGCTATCTGAATGAGCATGATATCGCTATCACCTCCCTTGAGATCATGCAGCCCAACCTGGAAAGTGTTTTCCTGCACCTCACCGGTAAAAAGCTCAGAGAATAG
- the kdpB gene encoding K(+)-transporting ATPase subunit B: MVVHSSKSLSKRRQLYERAVIDAFKKLDPRHMVRNPVMMVVEVGSSLTTILLVQAMTGHGEAPAGFIGTVTLWLWFTVLFANFSEAVAEGRGKAQAEALRKTQRETMAKKLRTPNREAAVDTVPSTALHKDDHLLVTAGEIIPVDGEIIDGIASVDESAVTGESAPVIRESGGDRSAVTGGTRLLSDWLVIRVTANPGEGFLDRMINLIEGAKRQKTPNEIALNILLAAFTLIFLVVCITLLPFSLYSVQTESHGTPITITVLVALLVCLIPTTIGGLLSAIGIAGMDRMIQHNVIAMSGRAVEAAGDVDVLLLDKTGTITLGNRQAVEFIPVGKIKPEELAEVAQLSSLADETPEGRSIVVLAKEKFGLRGRTVGSGPDAPSGAHFIPFTAQTRMSGVDMDDTSIRKGAPDAMLAYLRQQGNTIPAELEHVVESIAKSGGTPLVVACNGEAWGVIHLKDIVKGGIRDRFAHLRKMGIKTVMITGDNPLTAAAIAAEAGVDDFLAQATPETKLKLIREYQSGGRLVAMTGDGTNDAPALAQADVAVAMNTGTQPAREAANMVDLDSNPTKLIEIVEIGKQLLMTRGSLTTFSISNDVSKYFTIIPAAFASTYPQLGALNLMRLSTPESAILSAVIFNALIIIALVPLALKGVPYRPKGAAQLLRDNLLIYGLGGLIAPFIGIKMIDMLLVLLHLA; encoded by the coding sequence ATGGTAGTACACTCTTCAAAGTCACTATCGAAGCGGCGCCAGCTATACGAACGGGCGGTGATCGATGCATTTAAAAAACTGGATCCACGCCACATGGTACGCAACCCGGTCATGATGGTTGTGGAAGTTGGCAGCTCACTAACAACAATCTTATTGGTTCAAGCTATGACTGGTCATGGTGAAGCACCTGCTGGATTCATTGGTACGGTAACGCTCTGGTTATGGTTCACGGTGCTGTTTGCTAATTTTTCAGAGGCAGTAGCTGAAGGCCGTGGAAAAGCCCAGGCAGAAGCATTACGCAAAACCCAACGTGAAACCATGGCAAAAAAACTCCGCACCCCCAACCGTGAGGCGGCAGTCGATACAGTACCTTCGACAGCCCTTCACAAGGATGATCATCTCTTGGTTACCGCTGGAGAAATCATCCCTGTGGATGGTGAAATCATTGATGGAATTGCCTCGGTGGACGAAAGCGCGGTGACTGGAGAAAGCGCCCCAGTCATCCGCGAATCTGGCGGTGACCGCAGCGCAGTGACCGGAGGTACACGCCTGCTATCGGACTGGTTGGTTATACGCGTAACCGCGAACCCAGGTGAAGGATTCCTCGATCGCATGATCAACCTGATCGAAGGCGCAAAAAGGCAAAAGACACCCAATGAGATCGCCCTAAACATCCTGCTAGCAGCGTTTACACTCATATTTCTTGTGGTTTGTATCACTTTATTACCATTTTCGCTCTACAGCGTGCAAACCGAAAGCCATGGTACTCCCATCACGATTACCGTGTTGGTCGCCCTGCTCGTGTGTTTGATCCCTACCACCATCGGCGGATTATTATCTGCCATTGGCATCGCCGGGATGGATCGGATGATCCAACACAATGTGATCGCAATGTCTGGTCGAGCTGTCGAAGCAGCTGGTGACGTAGATGTGCTTCTTCTAGACAAGACCGGAACGATCACACTTGGCAACCGCCAAGCGGTTGAGTTTATCCCTGTAGGCAAGATTAAACCAGAAGAACTTGCAGAAGTTGCCCAGCTCTCATCATTGGCAGATGAAACTCCGGAAGGACGCAGCATCGTTGTGCTCGCCAAGGAAAAATTTGGCTTGCGTGGTCGGACGGTTGGCTCTGGACCGGATGCTCCATCTGGAGCACACTTCATTCCTTTCACTGCTCAAACAAGGATGAGCGGCGTCGATATGGATGACACGTCGATTCGTAAAGGCGCACCCGACGCAATGCTGGCTTATCTCAGGCAACAAGGGAATACGATCCCAGCAGAGCTTGAGCACGTCGTTGAATCGATTGCCAAGTCGGGTGGCACACCACTGGTTGTGGCATGCAATGGTGAAGCCTGGGGGGTAATCCACCTAAAAGACATCGTCAAAGGCGGAATCAGGGATCGTTTCGCACACCTGCGAAAAATGGGGATCAAGACTGTAATGATTACCGGTGACAACCCACTTACCGCAGCCGCTATTGCAGCTGAGGCTGGGGTAGACGATTTTCTTGCGCAGGCTACCCCAGAAACCAAACTCAAGCTAATCCGTGAATACCAATCTGGTGGGCGATTGGTAGCCATGACCGGTGATGGTACCAATGATGCGCCGGCACTGGCTCAGGCGGATGTGGCGGTGGCAATGAATACGGGTACCCAACCTGCCCGAGAAGCCGCCAATATGGTCGACCTGGACAGCAACCCGACAAAACTGATCGAGATCGTGGAAATCGGCAAGCAGCTGCTGATGACACGCGGATCCCTCACTACGTTCAGTATCTCAAATGATGTCTCAAAGTATTTCACTATCATTCCCGCCGCGTTTGCCAGCACCTACCCACAGCTTGGAGCCTTAAATTTAATGCGTCTTTCTACACCCGAAAGCGCCATCTTATCGGCAGTGATCTTTAATGCACTCATTATCATCGCCCTTGTTCCACTGGCTCTCAAAGGGGTTCCGTATCGCCCCAAAGGGGCGGCCCAGTTATTGCGCGACAACCTGCTAATCTATGGTCTGGGTGGTTTAATCGCTCCATTCATTGGGATCAAGATGATCGATATGCTGCTGGTGTTGTTACATCTGGCATGA
- a CDS encoding dehydrogenase → MNKPTPSYRVVDFPKERRGMAAFQELKAGRHNMYALLEVDVTVARKFIEEHKAQTGEALSFTGYLISCLARAVDGDKTVQSYRKGNRKLVIFDDVDVGFMVELQKGDKKVLTGHVIRAANHKSFGEIHEEIRSIQSSHQVASGDKVGWFRSMLLLPWPLSNIFRAFFSMMLRRDPTIATSMAGTVGITSVGMFGKGHSGWGISVGTHVLDLVVGGTAPRLMKVDGQIESREVLNLTIIFDHDVIDGAPATRFTRKLVELIESGYGLDFAA, encoded by the coding sequence ATGAATAAACCAACCCCATCCTATCGTGTCGTAGATTTCCCCAAGGAGCGCAGGGGGATGGCGGCTTTCCAGGAGCTCAAAGCAGGCCGGCACAACATGTATGCCCTGCTGGAAGTGGATGTCACCGTTGCCCGGAAGTTCATTGAAGAGCACAAAGCACAGACTGGGGAGGCTTTGTCCTTCACCGGCTACCTGATCTCCTGCCTGGCGCGGGCTGTAGATGGTGATAAAACCGTCCAATCATATCGCAAAGGCAACCGGAAGCTGGTCATATTCGATGATGTGGATGTGGGGTTCATGGTCGAGCTGCAAAAAGGCGATAAAAAAGTGCTCACCGGTCATGTCATCCGGGCTGCCAACCACAAAAGCTTTGGTGAGATTCACGAGGAGATTCGCTCTATCCAATCAAGTCACCAAGTGGCGAGCGGCGATAAGGTTGGTTGGTTCCGTTCGATGCTACTCTTACCCTGGCCTCTTTCGAACATATTCAGGGCCTTTTTCAGCATGATGTTGCGCCGCGATCCAACCATTGCCACCTCCATGGCTGGAACAGTTGGTATCACCTCGGTGGGTATGTTTGGTAAGGGTCATTCTGGCTGGGGGATCTCCGTTGGTACTCACGTGCTCGATTTGGTTGTGGGGGGCACCGCGCCCAGGCTGATGAAAGTAGATGGGCAGATCGAGTCGCGTGAGGTGCTCAACCTGACGATCATTTTTGACCACGATGTCATCGACGGTGCTCCTGCGACCCGCTTCACCCGTAAATTAGTGGAGCTGATTGAGAGTGGCTACGGCCTGGATTTTGCAGCGTGA